A window of Cyanobacteriota bacterium genomic DNA:
AAAACCCTCCGAGATGCTCAGCGCTTTGGCTTCGACTCCCTAGAGAAATTAGAAGCAGAGGGCGCAAAAATCATTGCATCTGGGATCAACCTGGCAAACCGCTTCCCTGAAGTTGGCAGGCTTTAATAAACCCTGGAAGAGAGGCTATCTAGCCCAAAACTGCACATCTAGAATTCTCAGGAGGTGTCATGGTACCTACAAGCACAACCCCTACTATTGATGACCTAAAAGCGCAAATCAAGCGTCTGACCAGCAAAGCTGGACAGATGAAGATGGATTTGCATGACCTAGCAGAGGGTTTACCTACTGACTATGAACGCTTGATTGAGGCAGCCACTGAAACCTACGCCGTCTATCGGCAAATTGATGATCTCAAACAACAACTCAAGCAATTGGAGGCGAACTAATGGTCAAAACCCTAGCGCAGTTCCAGCAACTAGTCAATGCAGAGGACTACCTCAACTTCTT
This region includes:
- a CDS encoding CCE_0567 family metalloprotein; amino-acid sequence: MVPTSTTPTIDDLKAQIKRLTSKAGQMKMDLHDLAEGLPTDYERLIEAATETYAVYRQIDDLKQQLKQLEAN